The Daucus carota subsp. sativus chromosome 2, DH1 v3.0, whole genome shotgun sequence genome includes a window with the following:
- the LOC108203262 gene encoding GDSL esterase/lipase At1g29670-like gives MTSVANSCTLIAPLLIFIILKFQIHVVSSEPQVPCYFIFGDSIVDNGNNNGLVTQAKVNYPPYGVDFPGGIATGRFSNGENTADIIGKLLGFANYTPPFATARGREILEGVNYGSGGAGIRAETGRNLGERISLDQQLLNHGITVSRIIGFQGNKTFTKDYLSKCIYIVNMGSNDYLNNYFMPQQYSSSRMYTPDEYAEVLIRQYAKQLEALYNYGARKVAIFGLGLLGCTPAEISIFGANESGCVDEVNAAVTLFNERIKPLVDDLNSNLADANFIFINNTNHSLESPTSDEISDSMVSSTPCCIASGSFGKGQCKPNLPPCSNRDVYIFWDEFHTTETSNRAGALRSYIAAYPKDCYPMDIRSLALLGNEPKVVVTQTTQQSVALADE, from the exons ATGACATCTGTTGCCAACTCATGCACATTGATTGCACCTCTGCTCATATTCATTATACTGAAGTTTCAAATACACGTTGTTAGCTCCGAGCCACAGGTTCCCTGTTACTTCATTTTCGGAGACTCGATAGTGGATAATGGCAATAACAATGGCCTTGTAACTCAAGCCAAAGTGAACTACCCTCCCTATGGTGTTGATTTTCCAGGCGGAATTGCAACAGGGAGGTTCAGCAATGGCGAAAACACCGCTGATATTATCG GGAAGCTTCTCGGGTTTGCGAATTACACTCCACCGTTTGCAACTGCAAGAGGCAGGGAAATCCTGGAAGGGGTGAATTATGGATCTGGAGGAGCTGGAATTCGTGCTGAGACGGGAAGAAACCTG GGAGAAAGGATTAGCTTAGATCAACAGCTACTTAATCATGGAATCACAGTTTCACGAATCATCGGTTTTCAAGGAAACAAAACATTCACAAAAGATTACTTGAGCAAGTGCATTTATATAGTTAATATGGGAAGTAACGATTACCTCAATAACTACTTCATGCCGCAGCAGTACTCTTCAAGCAGAATGTATACACCAGATGAGTATGCAGAAGTCCTTATTCGACAATATGCGAAACAGCTTGAG GCTCTATACAATTACGGAGCTAGAAAAGTTGCGATTTTTGGACTTGGCCTTTTAGGTTGTACCCCAGCTGAAATTTCAATATTCGGTGCAAATGAATCAGGGTGTGTTGATGAAGTTAACGCGGCAGTTACATTATTTAACGAAAGAATCAAGCCTCTCGTTGATGACCTTAACAGCAATCTAGCTGATGCAAATTTCATCTTTATCAATAATACTAATCACTCCCTGGAAAGTCCTACTTCTGATG AAATTTCAGATTCAATGGTCTCCAGCACTCCATGTTGTATTGCTTCAGGTAGTTTTGGAAAGGGACAGTGTAAGCCAAACCTACCTCCCTGCAGTAACCGCGATGTTTACATTTTCTGGGATGAATTTCATACTACGGAAACTTCAAACAGAGCAGGTGCATTAAGATCGTATATCGCTGCTTATCCTAAAGACTGCTACCCGATGGACATTCGCAGCCTGGCTCTCTTAGGGAATGAACCCAAGGTTGTGGTTACTCAGACAACGCAACAATCAGTGGCTCTAGCGGATGAATAG